One window from the genome of Salmo salar chromosome ssa25, Ssal_v3.1, whole genome shotgun sequence encodes:
- the LOC106586218 gene encoding glutamate decarboxylase 1 yields the protein MAASAPSSSGNEPDPNSTNLRPPGSSYDAWCGVAHGCSRKLGMKICGFLQKNNNLEEKISSFKERSSKDLLDNSDRDSRFRRTETDFSNLFARDLLPAKNGEEPTMQFLLEVVDILTNYVRKTFDRSTKVLDFHHPHQLLEGMEGFNLELSDQPESLEQILVDCRDTLKYGVRTGHPRFFNQLSTGLDIIGLSGEWLTSTANTNMFTYEIAPVFVLMEQLTLKKMREIIGWPDGEGDGIFSPGGAISNMYSVMIARYKFFPEVKTKGMTAAPRLVLFTSEHSHYSIKKASAALGFGTENLILLSTDERGRVIPADLEAKVIDAKARGCVPMFVNATAGSTVYGAFDPIHEIADICEKYNMWLHVDGAWGGGLLMSRKHRHKLCGVERANSVTWNPHKMMGVPLQCSAILVRERGVLSGCNSMCAGYLFQPDKQYDVSYDTGDKAIQCGRHVDIFKFWLMWKAKGTIGFEQHIDKCLDLSHYLYTKIKGREGYQMVFDGEPQHTNVCFWYLPPGIRDMPDGHEKREKLHKVAPKIKALMMESGTTMVGYQPQGDKVNFFRMVISNPAATRSDIDFLTDEIERLGQDL from the exons GATTTTTGCAGAAGAACAACAACCTCGAGGAGAAGATTAGTTCCTTCAAGGAAAGATCGTCTAAGGACCTGCTGGATAACAGCGACAGAGATTCCCGTTTCAGACGCACCGAGACGGATTTTTCCAATCTATTTGCTAGAG ATTTATTACCAGCTAAAAATGGAGAGGAGCCAACTATGCAGTTTTTGCTGGAGGTGGTGGATATTCTCACAAACTACGTCCGGAAGACCTTCGACAGATCCACCAAGGTCCTGGacttccaccacccccaccagctGCTGGAGGGCATGGAGGGCTTCAACCTGGAGCTGTCCGACCAGCCTGAGTCTCTGGAGCAGATCCTGGTGGACTGCAGGGATACCCTGAAGTATGGAGTGAGAACAG GTCACCCCAGGTTTTTCAATCAGCTATCTACTGGCTTAGACATCATTGGGTTGTCAGGAGAATGGCTCACCTCCACTGCAAACACTAACAT GTTCACCTATGAGATCGCCCCAGTCTTCGTGCTCATGGAGCAGCTGACGCTGAAGAAGATGAGAGAGATCATTGGCTGGCCTGATGGAGAGGGCGATGGGATATTCTCGCCAG GTGGAGCAATATCCAACATGTACAGTGTGATGATCGCCCGCTACAAGTTCTTCCCTGAAGTCAAGACCAAAGGCATGACTGCTGCCCCCAGGCTGGTGCTCTTCACCTCCGAGCAT AGCCACTACTCTATAAAGAAAGCCAGTGCTGCTCTGGGCTTTGGAACAGAAAACCTGATCCTGTTGAGCACAGATGAGAG AGGGAGAGTCATTCCCGCTGATTTGGAAGCCAAGGTCATCGATGCCAAGGCGAGG GGTTGTGTCCCAATGTTTGTGAATGCCACAGCTGGTTCCACAGTGTATGGAGCGTTCGACCCCATCCACGAGATTGCAGACATCTGCGAGAAATACAACATGTGGCTACATGTGGAT GGTGCATGGGGAGGAGGCCTACTGATGTCCAGGAAGCACAGGCACAAGCTGTGTGGCGTAGAGAG GGCCAACTCAGTCACCTGGAACCCTCACAAGATGATGGGTGTGCCACTGCAGTGCTCTGCCATTCTGgtcagagagagg GGAGTTTTGTCAGGCTGCAACTCCATGTGTGCTGGCTACCTCTTCCAACCAGACAAACAGTACGATGTATCGTACGACACAGGGGACAAGGCCATCCAGTGTGGACGACATGTAGACATCTTCAAATTCTGGCTAATGTGGAAAGCGAAG GGAACAATAGGGTTTGAACAGCACATCGACAAGTGTTTGGACCTCTCGCATTATCTCTACACTAAAATAAAGGGTCGCGAGGGCTATCAGATGGTGTTCGATGGAGAG CCCCAGCACACAAACGTCTGCTTCTGGTACCTTCCGCCAGGCATTCGTGACATGCCCGATGGTCATGAGAAGAGGGAGAAGTTGCATAAG GTGGCCCCCAAGATCAAGGCGCTGATGATGGAGTCTGGAACTACCATGGTGGGCTACCAGCCTCAGGGAGACAAGGTCAACTTCTTCCGCATGGTCATCTCCAATCCTGCCGCCACCAGGTCAGATATCGACTTCTTGACCGATGAGATTGAGAGACTGGGGCAGGACTTGTAA
- the LOC106586219 gene encoding Golgi reassembly-stacking protein 2 isoform X2: MVEERNKVQENSPGHRAGLEPFFDFIISISDTRLNKDDDTLKDLLKVNVEKPIKMLVYSSKMIELREATVTPNNMWGGQGLLGVSIRFCSFEGANENVWHVLEVEPNSPAALAGLRPHTDYIIGADTVMNESGDLFSLIETHEGKELKLYVYNTDNCRDVVIIPNVEWGGEGSLGCGIGYGYLHRIPTHTFEEGKKISFPGHIPSEPVSPFKDGFTEVQLSAVSPQSAVPSAPTGLEQNLFDLSVSSAPLTVPSALQTGVPTVPLLPSQVSPLLSTVPPVIPATTLPGLMSLPGGLPPLHKLANLNVTLPDLGTVSLPGIGGMSPAGFPPLAPLPPLNLSMINSQLPLVPGVTLPPSEFILPPSSASGSLL; encoded by the exons atgGTAGAGGAAAGAAACAAG GTGCAAGAGAATTCCCCTGGGCATCGTGCAGGATTGGAACCATTCTTTGACTTTATTATTTCCATCAGTGACACAAGATTG AACAAAGATGATGACACATTAAAAGACTTGCTGAAGGTGAATGTGGAGAAACCCATCAAGATGCTTGTATACAGCAGCAAGATGATTGAGCTGCGGGAGGCAACAGTCACACCCAACAATATGTGGGGAGGTCAGGGGCTGCTGGGTGTCAGCATCCGATTCTGCAGCTTCGAAGGAGCCAATGAGAATGTGTGGCATGTTCTG GAAGTGGAGCCAAACTCTCCTGCAGCCCTGGCTGGTTTGAGACCACACACTGACTACATCATTGGTGCTGACACTGTCATGAACGAG TCTGGGGATCTCTTCTCCCTCATTGAGACGCATGAAGGGAAAGAGCTTAAGTTGTATGTGTATAACACGGACAACTGTCGGGATGTGGTTATCATTCCAAACGTTGAATGGGGTGGAGAGGGCAG CCTAGGCTGTGGGATTGGCTATGGCTACCTGCACAGGATACCCACACATACATTTGAAGAGGGTAAGAAGATCAGCTTCCCTGGACATATTCCAAGTGAACCAGTTTCCCCATTTAAGGATGGCTTCACAGAG GTTCAGCTCTCTGCTGTCAGTCCTCAATCTGCGGTGCCTTCTGCTCCAACTGGGTTGGAACAAAATCTCTTTGACCTGTCAGTCAGCTCAGCTCCTCTCACTGTCCCGAGCGCTCTTCAAACAG GAGTACCTACTGTGCCACTGTTGCCTAGCCAAGTCAGCCCCCTGCTAAGCACAGTGCCCCCAGTCATCCCTGCTACCACATTACCAG GTCTAATGTCATTACCCGGAGGCCTACCTCCCCTTCACAAACTGGCAAATTTAAATGTCACTTTACCAGACTTGGGCACTGTGTCATTACCAGGTATTGGAGGGATGTCACCAGCAG GTTTCCCTCCATtggcccctcttcctcccctaaaCCTATCCATGATCAACTCCCAGCTGCCTCTGGTCCCAGGGGTAACTCTGCCTCCATCTGAGTTCATTCTCCCACCTAGCTCCGCAAGCGGCAGTCTCCTATGA
- the LOC106586219 gene encoding Golgi reassembly-stacking protein 2 isoform X3: MGGAQSMDIPGGGSEGYHVLRVQENSPGHRAGLEPFFDFIISISDTRLNKDDDTLKDLLKVNVEKPIKMLVYSSKMIELREATVTPNNMWGGQGLLGVSIRFCSFEGANENVWHVLEVEPNSPAALAGLRPHTDYIIGADTVMNESGDLFSLIETHEGKELKLYVYNTDNCRDVVIIPNVEWGGEGSLGCGIGYGYLHRIPTHTFEEGKKISFPGHIPSEPVSPFKDGFTEVQLSAVSPQSAVPSAPTGLEQNLFDLSVSSAPLTVPSALQTGVPTVPLLPSQVSPLLSTVPPVIPATTLPDLGTVSLPGIGGMSPAGFPPLAPLPPLNLSMINSQLPLVPGVTLPPSEFILPPSSASGSLL, from the exons atggggggtGCACAGAGCATGGACATACCTGGAGGAGGATCCGAAGGTTATCACGTCCTCAGA GTGCAAGAGAATTCCCCTGGGCATCGTGCAGGATTGGAACCATTCTTTGACTTTATTATTTCCATCAGTGACACAAGATTG AACAAAGATGATGACACATTAAAAGACTTGCTGAAGGTGAATGTGGAGAAACCCATCAAGATGCTTGTATACAGCAGCAAGATGATTGAGCTGCGGGAGGCAACAGTCACACCCAACAATATGTGGGGAGGTCAGGGGCTGCTGGGTGTCAGCATCCGATTCTGCAGCTTCGAAGGAGCCAATGAGAATGTGTGGCATGTTCTG GAAGTGGAGCCAAACTCTCCTGCAGCCCTGGCTGGTTTGAGACCACACACTGACTACATCATTGGTGCTGACACTGTCATGAACGAG TCTGGGGATCTCTTCTCCCTCATTGAGACGCATGAAGGGAAAGAGCTTAAGTTGTATGTGTATAACACGGACAACTGTCGGGATGTGGTTATCATTCCAAACGTTGAATGGGGTGGAGAGGGCAG CCTAGGCTGTGGGATTGGCTATGGCTACCTGCACAGGATACCCACACATACATTTGAAGAGGGTAAGAAGATCAGCTTCCCTGGACATATTCCAAGTGAACCAGTTTCCCCATTTAAGGATGGCTTCACAGAG GTTCAGCTCTCTGCTGTCAGTCCTCAATCTGCGGTGCCTTCTGCTCCAACTGGGTTGGAACAAAATCTCTTTGACCTGTCAGTCAGCTCAGCTCCTCTCACTGTCCCGAGCGCTCTTCAAACAG GAGTACCTACTGTGCCACTGTTGCCTAGCCAAGTCAGCCCCCTGCTAAGCACAGTGCCCCCAGTCATCCCTGCTACCACATTACCAG ACTTGGGCACTGTGTCATTACCAGGTATTGGAGGGATGTCACCAGCAG GTTTCCCTCCATtggcccctcttcctcccctaaaCCTATCCATGATCAACTCCCAGCTGCCTCTGGTCCCAGGGGTAACTCTGCCTCCATCTGAGTTCATTCTCCCACCTAGCTCCGCAAGCGGCAGTCTCCTATGA
- the LOC106586219 gene encoding Golgi reassembly-stacking protein 2 isoform X1: MGGAQSMDIPGGGSEGYHVLRVQENSPGHRAGLEPFFDFIISISDTRLNKDDDTLKDLLKVNVEKPIKMLVYSSKMIELREATVTPNNMWGGQGLLGVSIRFCSFEGANENVWHVLEVEPNSPAALAGLRPHTDYIIGADTVMNESGDLFSLIETHEGKELKLYVYNTDNCRDVVIIPNVEWGGEGSLGCGIGYGYLHRIPTHTFEEGKKISFPGHIPSEPVSPFKDGFTEVQLSAVSPQSAVPSAPTGLEQNLFDLSVSSAPLTVPSALQTGVPTVPLLPSQVSPLLSTVPPVIPATTLPGLMSLPGGLPPLHKLANLNVTLPDLGTVSLPGIGGMSPAGFPPLAPLPPLNLSMINSQLPLVPGVTLPPSEFILPPSSASGSLL, from the exons atggggggtGCACAGAGCATGGACATACCTGGAGGAGGATCCGAAGGTTATCACGTCCTCAGA GTGCAAGAGAATTCCCCTGGGCATCGTGCAGGATTGGAACCATTCTTTGACTTTATTATTTCCATCAGTGACACAAGATTG AACAAAGATGATGACACATTAAAAGACTTGCTGAAGGTGAATGTGGAGAAACCCATCAAGATGCTTGTATACAGCAGCAAGATGATTGAGCTGCGGGAGGCAACAGTCACACCCAACAATATGTGGGGAGGTCAGGGGCTGCTGGGTGTCAGCATCCGATTCTGCAGCTTCGAAGGAGCCAATGAGAATGTGTGGCATGTTCTG GAAGTGGAGCCAAACTCTCCTGCAGCCCTGGCTGGTTTGAGACCACACACTGACTACATCATTGGTGCTGACACTGTCATGAACGAG TCTGGGGATCTCTTCTCCCTCATTGAGACGCATGAAGGGAAAGAGCTTAAGTTGTATGTGTATAACACGGACAACTGTCGGGATGTGGTTATCATTCCAAACGTTGAATGGGGTGGAGAGGGCAG CCTAGGCTGTGGGATTGGCTATGGCTACCTGCACAGGATACCCACACATACATTTGAAGAGGGTAAGAAGATCAGCTTCCCTGGACATATTCCAAGTGAACCAGTTTCCCCATTTAAGGATGGCTTCACAGAG GTTCAGCTCTCTGCTGTCAGTCCTCAATCTGCGGTGCCTTCTGCTCCAACTGGGTTGGAACAAAATCTCTTTGACCTGTCAGTCAGCTCAGCTCCTCTCACTGTCCCGAGCGCTCTTCAAACAG GAGTACCTACTGTGCCACTGTTGCCTAGCCAAGTCAGCCCCCTGCTAAGCACAGTGCCCCCAGTCATCCCTGCTACCACATTACCAG GTCTAATGTCATTACCCGGAGGCCTACCTCCCCTTCACAAACTGGCAAATTTAAATGTCACTTTACCAGACTTGGGCACTGTGTCATTACCAGGTATTGGAGGGATGTCACCAGCAG GTTTCCCTCCATtggcccctcttcctcccctaaaCCTATCCATGATCAACTCCCAGCTGCCTCTGGTCCCAGGGGTAACTCTGCCTCCATCTGAGTTCATTCTCCCACCTAGCTCCGCAAGCGGCAGTCTCCTATGA
- the LOC106586219 gene encoding Golgi reassembly-stacking protein 2 isoform X4, which yields MLVYSSKMIELREATVTPNNMWGGQGLLGVSIRFCSFEGANENVWHVLEVEPNSPAALAGLRPHTDYIIGADTVMNESGDLFSLIETHEGKELKLYVYNTDNCRDVVIIPNVEWGGEGSLGCGIGYGYLHRIPTHTFEEGKKISFPGHIPSEPVSPFKDGFTEVQLSAVSPQSAVPSAPTGLEQNLFDLSVSSAPLTVPSALQTGVPTVPLLPSQVSPLLSTVPPVIPATTLPGLMSLPGGLPPLHKLANLNVTLPDLGTVSLPGIGGMSPAGFPPLAPLPPLNLSMINSQLPLVPGVTLPPSEFILPPSSASGSLL from the exons ATGCTTGTATACAGCAGCAAGATGATTGAGCTGCGGGAGGCAACAGTCACACCCAACAATATGTGGGGAGGTCAGGGGCTGCTGGGTGTCAGCATCCGATTCTGCAGCTTCGAAGGAGCCAATGAGAATGTGTGGCATGTTCTG GAAGTGGAGCCAAACTCTCCTGCAGCCCTGGCTGGTTTGAGACCACACACTGACTACATCATTGGTGCTGACACTGTCATGAACGAG TCTGGGGATCTCTTCTCCCTCATTGAGACGCATGAAGGGAAAGAGCTTAAGTTGTATGTGTATAACACGGACAACTGTCGGGATGTGGTTATCATTCCAAACGTTGAATGGGGTGGAGAGGGCAG CCTAGGCTGTGGGATTGGCTATGGCTACCTGCACAGGATACCCACACATACATTTGAAGAGGGTAAGAAGATCAGCTTCCCTGGACATATTCCAAGTGAACCAGTTTCCCCATTTAAGGATGGCTTCACAGAG GTTCAGCTCTCTGCTGTCAGTCCTCAATCTGCGGTGCCTTCTGCTCCAACTGGGTTGGAACAAAATCTCTTTGACCTGTCAGTCAGCTCAGCTCCTCTCACTGTCCCGAGCGCTCTTCAAACAG GAGTACCTACTGTGCCACTGTTGCCTAGCCAAGTCAGCCCCCTGCTAAGCACAGTGCCCCCAGTCATCCCTGCTACCACATTACCAG GTCTAATGTCATTACCCGGAGGCCTACCTCCCCTTCACAAACTGGCAAATTTAAATGTCACTTTACCAGACTTGGGCACTGTGTCATTACCAGGTATTGGAGGGATGTCACCAGCAG GTTTCCCTCCATtggcccctcttcctcccctaaaCCTATCCATGATCAACTCCCAGCTGCCTCTGGTCCCAGGGGTAACTCTGCCTCCATCTGAGTTCATTCTCCCACCTAGCTCCGCAAGCGGCAGTCTCCTATGA
- the LOC106586220 gene encoding serine/threonine-protein kinase tousled-like 1-B — translation MSVQSNSGSLEGTPSWSQISTSLSQQHITAVVKAKGGTMEELHSLDPRRQELLEARFMGAVTGTGGSTGGSTGSTSGGTKGMTNNDCSNQSFGSLGSSSDKESESSDVKRGSSPAYSTPEKKHSESSRGRKRKPDIQSESSQGKSIGRGPKISDYFDFQGGNGSSPVRGLPPVIRSPQNSHSHTAQGSSIRQNSSSPTSLSFGDHVMHPKQLAVKCVQTDLTGLKLAALESNKNLDLEKKEGRIDDLLRANCDLRRQIDEQQKLLEKYKERLNKCITMSKKLLIEKSTQEKQACREKSMQDRLRLGHFTTVRHGASFTEQWTDGFAFQNLVKQQEWINQQREEIEKQRKLLAKRKPPSSSNSQAPTTNSEPKQRKTKAVNGAENDPFLKPSLPQLLTLAEYHEQEEIYKLRLGHLKKEEAEIQAELERLERVRNLHIRELKRINNEDSSQFKDHPTLNERYLLLHLLGRGGFSEVYKAFDLIEQRYAAVKIHQLNKNWREEKKENYHKHACREYRIHKQLDHPRIVKLYDYFSLDTDTFCTVLEYCEGNDLDFYLKQHKLMSEKEARSIVMQIVNALRYLNEIKPPIIHYDLKPGNILLVDGTACGEIKITDFGLSKIMDDDSYGADGMDLTSQGAGTYWYLPPECFVVGKEPPKISNKVDVWSVGIIFFQCLYGRKPFGHNQSQQDILQENTILKATEVQFPVKPVASNEAKAFIRRCLAYRKEDRFDVHQLGRDSYLLPHMRRSSSSGNLQLGAGGSGPASSSIISY, via the exons GCACCATGGAGGAGCTGCACAGCCTGGACCCCCGGAGACAGGAGCTGCTGGAGGCTCGCTTCATGGGCGCGGTCACTGGCACTGGGGGCAGTACCGGGGGCAGCACTGGCAGCACCAGCGGGGGAACCAAA GGCATGACTAACAATGACTGCTCAAATCAAAGTTTTGGAAGCCTGGGGTCCTCCAGTGACAAAGAGTCAGAG AGCTCCGATGTGAAAAGGGGGAGCTCTCCTGCATATTCG ACTCCTGAAAAGAAACACTCTGAATCATCCAGAGGAAGAAAAAGGAAACCTGATATCCAATCAGAGAGCAGCCAAG GGAAGTCTATCGGGCGAGGACCCAAAATTAGTGATTATTTTGAT TTCCAAGGAGGGAACGGGTCCAGTCCTGTGAGAGGTCTCCCCCCAGTGATCCGCTCACCCCAGAACTCACATTCCCACACCGCGCAGGGTTCCAGT attaggCAAAACAGCTCATCTCCTACGAGTCTGTCTTTTGGGGACCATGTGATGCATCCTAAGCAGCTAGCAGTCAAATGTGTGCAG ACTGACCTGACGGGGCTCAAGTTGGCTGCCCTTGAAAGTAACAAGAACCTGGACCTTGAGAAAAAAGAAGGCAGAATAGATGATTTGCTTAGG GCAAACTGTGATCTCAGGAGACAGATAGATGAACAACAGAAATTACTTGAAAAGTACAAAGAACGCTTAAATAAATGCATTACCATGAGCAAGAAGTTGCTCATAGAAAAG AGCACCCAGGAAAAGCAGGCGTGCCGGGAGAAGAGTATGCAGGACAGACTACGATTAGGCCATTTTACCACTGTACGACATGGCGCCTCCTTCACAGAGCAGTGGACAGATGGCTTTGCCTTCCAAAACCTAGTCAA ACAGCAAGAGTGGATAAACCAACAGAGGGAGGAAATCGAGAAGCAGAGAAAACTCCTAGCAAAGAGGAAACCCCCATCCTCCAGCAACTCCCAAGCACCAACCACAAACTCTGAGCCAAAGCAACGCAAAACCAAGGCAGTGAACGGAGCGGAGAACGATCCCTTTCTCAAGCCCAGCCTACCTCAGCT GTTGACTCTAGCAGAGTACCATGAGCAGGAGGAGATTTACAAACTGCGACTCGGGCATCTCAAAAAG GAAGAAGCTGAAATCCAGGCGGAGTTGGAGCGTCTGGAGAGAGTGCGGAACCTTCACATTCGGGAACTTAAGAGAATAAATAATGAGGACAGTTCACA ATTCAAAGACCATCCGACTTTGAACGAGAGGTATCTACTCCTGCATCTTCTGGGAAGAGGAGGCTTTAGTGAAGTTTACAAG GCGTTTGACTTGATTGAGCAACGGTATGCTGCTGTGAAAATTCACCAGCTCAACAAGAACTGGAGGGAGGAGAAAAAAGAGAACTATCACAA ACACGCCTGTCGAGAGTACCGAATACACAAGCAGCTGGACCACCCCAGAATCGTCAAGCTGTATGACTACTTCTCACTGGACACAGACAC GTTTTGCACAGTTTTGGAGTACTGTGAAGGAAATGACCTGGACTTCTACTTGAAGCAGCACAAGCTAATGTCAGAAAAGGAGGCCCGCTCCATCGTCATGCAGATTGTGAATGCTCTCCGATACCTGAACGAAATCAAGCCCCCCATCATCCACTATGACCTCAAGCCAG GTAACATCCTGCTTGTGGATGGCACAGCTTGTGGGGAAATCAAAATCACAGACTTCGGTTTGTCCAAAATCATGGATGATGACAGCTACGGTGCGGATGGCATGGACCTGACCTCACAAGGAGCAGGGACCTACTG GTACTTGCCTCCTGAGTGTTTTGTTGTTGGCAAAGAACCTCCAAAGATCTCCAACAAGGTGGACGTGTGGTCTGTTGGCATCATCTTTTTCCAGTGTTTATATGGAAGAAAA CCATTTGGTCACAATCAGTCTCAGCAGGATATCCTGCAGGAGAACACAATTCTTAAAGCAACCGAAGTTCAGTTTCCTGTCAAGCCTGTTGCCAGTAATGAAGCAAAG GCCTTTATAAGGCGTTGCTTGGCATACAGGAAGGAGGACCGGTTTGATGTTCACCAGCTGGGAAGGGATTCCTACCTGCTCCCTCACATGAGGAGGTCCAGCTCTTCAGGGAATCTGCAGCTGGGCGCTGGTGGCTCAGGACCTGCCTCCTCCAGCATCATCTCATACTGA